In the genome of Prosthecobacter dejongeii, the window AGCCTTTAACGTGCAGGCTCATGAAGTGGCTGTCGGAAGTGAAGTCCATGCATGATCAATTTGTCAGCCAGGGCAATGAGGAAGCATCCATGGCCGTGGCTGCTTGCCATGACAGCTTTAAGGAGGTGGTCAAGGGCTATGCCGATGACATGCAAGCCTATCGAGCGGGGCCTCAGATCAAGCGGGAAATTTCACCAAGCGGGAAGCCTGAGTGAAGGGAAGTAAACCTAACCAAATAGAAAGAATGAAGTAGTTATGTCAGAATTTAAATCAGCTTTTAGCCTCTTAGAGGGCTTCGAATTTGCCAGCTCGAAAGATCGTGAGAACGCACTGCAGGCGCAGTTGTGGTTTACGGAGGCGCTTATGAATCCGGCCTCAGAGCCTTTTCCGTTGGTGATCATCACGGGGCCAAGGGGGTGCGGGAAATCGACGCTACTGACGCGGATGAAAAGCGTGGTGAGGCATCGGGCTTGCTTCGAATCGTCCTCCATTGATGACTTGTCTTTTGCCGCTGCTGCGCAGTTGTCTGCCGCTCTGGTGGTCTTTGATGGCCCTCGAAGTGTGACGGCGGAACGCATCGAGCGGCTTCGTGAATTTACCTCTAAAAATAGCTGGGAATACCGGGCTCTAGGAACGGAGAAGTTAATCAGCCGAGGCAAGTGCTGCCTAGTGGTGGTGGCTGGAGAAGGGAAAGAGCTGAAAGGCCTGCTGAGCCATCCCGGCATTGAGGACTGGAGCATTCAGATCCGGATGAAAGCCCGTGCTGAACAGAAAGGAGGGCAATAGCCGTGGCTGAAAAAACATCGAAGTATCCGCGCCCGGATGTGGTGGTGAGATTCTACGGGCCTCCAGGCGGCGGTAAGACGGCGCTGATGGGGGAGATAGCCGCCATGCTCGCCGCGAAGGGGAGTGATGCGGTATGTCTGGAGGGCAAATCTGGGGAGCGGAAGCTACCGACGGTGACGCCTCCGGAGGGGCAATTCCGAAGGCCCCGGCGCGTGCTGCTGATCGAGCAGTGGGACTGATGGTCTAACGAATAGCGATACAACCCTTTGAGGAACTTTTTTATGCAGGTGGGAGATAACATTGATCTGGCGAATCTGCGGGATCAGATTCGCGGTCGGCTGACGATGGCGGATCTGTGCGCGAAAGATGGGCTGGAAGGCCGAAGGGAAGGGCATGCGCAGCGGGCACGCTGCCCTTTTCACGAAGAAAAGAGCGGGTCATTTCTAATCGGCGGCCGTGCTGCAGATCGAGCGCATTGTTTCGGGTGCGGATGGAGCGGGGATCTTTTTGCTTTTTGGGAAAAACGCAAAGGTGTCAGCCATGTGGAGGCAGTGAATCAGCTGGCCTCGCTGGTGGGGCTGGCTCCTGTCATTCCTGGGGTGAAATGGGAGCGGCCGAAAGCGAAGGCGCTGGCGGTGGCAAAAGGCACGCGGCGGATCGAGGCCGGGGAAAAGCCGGCGCTGCCAGGCATGCGGATGCTGCGAGAAGACGAGATGGAAACGCTGGCGAAACTGCGCGGGCTTTCTGTGGAGTCGGTGAGGATCGCCGCGACGGTGATGAAGCGTGTGGGCTACTGTGAGTGGCCGCTGTATCTGAATCGCCGGGAGAACCGCTGGTGTAGCCCATGTGATGCGCATTGGTTCAAGTGCGGCCGTGATACGGATGAGTGCGCGCCGGTGCCGAGGTTCCCCTCCTGGGTGGTGACCGATGATGCGCGGTGGGTGGCGCAGTTTCGGCGCCTGGATGGTGAACCCTACACTCCGCGCGGGGAAGGCGGTAAAGATCCCTTCAAATCCTGGACACTGGGAACGGCAACGTGGCCACTCGGCGCGGCCGAGCTGCGGAATCGAATGGGTGTGATCCTCGTGGAAGGTGGGGCGGATATGCTGGCGGGTTACCATTTCCTTCAGCGTTTCAGCCGACTGCGCGAGGTGGGGGTGGTGTGCATGCTGGGCGCGAGTGGTCGCATTGCCGAGGCGGCGCTGCCTTTCTTCAAGGGGAAGCGCGTGCGGATCATCTGCGATGCGGATGAGGAGCAAGTGAAGCGACATCCACAAAAGGATGGTACGGAAAGGATCGTGAAAACACGACCTGGCTGTGATGCGGCCGCGCGATGGACGGAGCAGCTGACGCACGCGGGTGCGGCGGTGAAGACATTCTACCTCGGGGACGTGCTGGATGGCGAGGGAGAGATCATCGTGCCTGGCCTGGTGAGAGCTGACGGGAAGCCGGTAAAGGATCTGAATGACCTGGCTTATTGCAGCGAAGTGATCCTGGATAGTGATGAAGTGCGCGATGCCTTCTGTGAATGGAAGGAGGGCTTCGGTGGCTAAGAAAGCAGCCACAAAAAAAGCGGCGAATCCACGTGATGGAAAGGCCAAAAAAGGTGCGAAGGATGAAGCGGCAACGTTTTCACCCGGCGATGCGGCCGCGCCCAAGATCTTCGACGTCGATCAGGTGTGCGACGAGCTGAATCTGTGGTGGGAGAATGACGGCGGCGATTCCTTCGTGGTGAAAACGGGTGGCGAATTGTGGTCGCGCTGGCCGGTGTCATCGATCAAGCAGCTGGCGCGGATGTTGCCCGGACGATTGATTGCCCTGAAGACGCGCGAGAACGAGCGGCTGAGTGAGATGGATCGCGTGCTTTTGCATGCGCGCCAGGCGCGGTGCGTGGAGAAGGTATTGCCGGCGCTGGCGGGCTACCGTGCGGGGGTGCGTGAGCTGAGTGACGGCCGTCGTGTGGTGGTGAGGATGTCGCCCAAATTGATCGAGCCCGAGAAGGGTGAATGGTCAACTGTGCGCGCGCTGATCGAGGACCGGCTGAACCTGGGGGCAGGGGATGTGGATCAGAGCGTGTACTTTCACGCGTGGTGCAAGATCGCCTATGAAAGCCTGATGTATGGGGAGCCGGGGAGCTACAAGCCTGGTCATGCGCTAGTGCTGAGTGGGCCGGTGGGCTGTGGGAAAAGCCGTCTGCAGGTGAACATCATCACGCCTTTGTTAGGTGGCCGTAAGGCTGACCCCACGGCCTTCCTGATGGGGGATGATAGCTTTAACGCTGACATGATGGGCAGCGAACATTTGATGATGGAAGAGCTTCTGACGAGCAGCTGGAGCGCGGCCGATCGCGTGAACCTGAGCGAGGCCATCAAACGCATCGTGGCGAACGAGAGCAAGCGCATGCGTTTGATGCGCACAGATCCGCTCACTGTGGATCCGTTTTGGCGGTTCACTTTGTCCATGAATAACGACCCGGATAAGCTCCGGGCCTTCCCTATGCTGACACCTGATTTTCGTGATAAAGTGATCATGCTGCTCGTGGCCAAAAAGCCGCTGCCAATGCCGACACGAACGGCGGCCGAACAAAAAGCGTTTAACGACCAGGTGAGGAAAGAACTGCCGGCGTATGCGTATTGGTTGCTCAATGAATTTGAGATACCGACCGCCATGCTGACGGTCGATGGGCAGGATGCGACGCGGTTTGGTTTTGGTTCTTTTCAACACACGCAACTGTCAGAACAGCTGTTTGATGAGTCGCCTGCAGCTCAGTTGCTGAGGCTGATTGATACGGCTGAGATCTGCCACATCGCGGGCACTCCGAAGAAGCTTTGGGAACTGAAGCATCCGCTGAATCACAGCGGCCGGAAGCCCCGTGGGCGGCCCTGGGAGAATACGCCCTGGGTCTGGGAAGGCAGTGCTGAGAAGCTGGAAGAGCTGCTGTGTGGCCACGTGGAGGGCTGGACTTCTTCTGTGGCCCGAGCCGCCTCCAGGCTTCTGGGGAAAGCGGGCGCGGCTACGATGCTGAGCCGACTTGCGGAAGACCGGATTGACAGGATCGCTAAGCGTGACAGGGCGGAGTTTAGGGGATGGGCCATTGCCGCGTCAGCGGACGAAATGGATGCGCCGAAGGCGGAAGATGAAGAAGGTGAGGACTGAGGGGGGGGCGGCGGAGTGAGGCGTCAGCGGTCGAAACCCTGACGCCGAAGGCGTGTATGACATGCTGTGATGTCAGGCTATAAGCCTACGGCCAGGCGGAATCGCGCCCTGTGGTGACGGTGTGGCGGGTTGTTTTTTTATTTATTAGGCGCGCTAGGTGTCAGCTTATCGGTTTAACTTTTTCGATCCTAACTGAGCTTTTGTGATGTCAGATTGTCAGATTAGAAGACTTTGCCTTGAAAGAGTAGGGGCATAAGATGACGGGCAAGAGTTGCGAGGTTGCACTTTCCGCCAGAATAAGGGGCAATTCCGTGCAAATGAGGGGCGATCCTGCCCCATCCCACCCCGGTAAGGAATCTCTTTGCCCCCTAGGGTGCCTAATGCGGGTCCTCCGTCCCCCAGTGAATTCGCAAATGGGGCGAAGAATTGCACTCTTGCCCCTGTCTTTTGACACTAGGCGAGGGGCATGGATTTAGACGTGGTCATGCAAATGGAAGGGCAAAAGTGCCCTGCTAGCTGCCTTAGTTGCTGCCTATCGCCCGTTCCTGCCCCTCTGCTGATCAAGGCGAACAAAAATTTTCGGAAGGGTAGGGCCTTGCCCAAAATTTTCGCGCGACGTAAAAATAAAACATCGGACAAAAAAACGGCCGGCGCTGCATCATGAACGCGCTAGAACAATCCGAGATCCCTCTCGCCGCCGAATCTGAAGCGCTGCAACTGCACGCGCCTGCCTGTATCGCGGTGCGGCCAAAGTTGGAGAGCGCCAAAAAGGAAACGTACAAGCATTACGAGTCCATCTATGGCAAAAAGACTCGAACGCTGAAGTGGTGGGTAGAGCAGGGGCGCTCGGCGGCGGGTGGGCCTGATCTACCCCCGTTAGATCGACCTGAGGAGATGCCAGCATGGTGGGAGAGGGTAATGACTCAATCATGCCCTAGATCAGTTCTGGAGGCCTCCAGAGCGGCAGCGGCGGCGCGTACCTCGTCTATGGTCGTGTCGGTGGTCTCACAAGCTCCTATCGCAAATGCGGCTAACGGGAGCTCTGCTACACCTGCATTTGAGGCTCCGGCCCTAACGAGCCAAGATGAAAACCTGAATCATTTAAAGGGGCAGCTAGCGCGGGTGCGTCTTGAGCTCCTAGAGGCGGAGACTGCAGAGCCGCGTGACCACGTCCTGATCGAGTCGAAAGAAAGGAAGTGGCGGGAATTGCGAACGGAGGTTGAAGAAGCTGAGGCGGCGATTTTTAAACTCCGAAAAATGCAGGGAAAGCTCGTGGATCTGGAGGCGGTCGAAGCCGCTCTTATGCCGCTGCTCTCAAACGTCGTGGATGCCGTGCGTTCCACCTACACCCGAGTGCGGCCGTCGCTGTCTGCGGCATCGACAGACGCTGAGCGTGAGGCCATCTGGAACCGTGGGATTGATGAGGCCTTTGAAGAGCTTGTCCGTGGTGGCTTTTTGAACCGTGAAACCATGAAGCTCGCTGCATGATTGATCTCACTGAATGGGGGCGTGGATTGTTGGGCCGGGTCATTCGACCACGGCCCAAAGGTGGGATCGCGAAGTGGGGCCATGAGAACATTGCGCTAAGCAGTGAGGAGAGCGCTGGAGCTCCGGGCCCTTACCGGGTCGAGCTAGAGCCTTGGACATCGATCGTCTTCAAATTCATCGAAGATCCGCGCTATGATCTCCTGTACGTGGCGAAAGCTTCCCGTATGGGCTTCACACTGGCTTTCTTCGTGGCCATGATGTGGTGGCTCACCCATTTTGGCACGAATATCATTTTCGCGATCGACAAATCGAAGGAGGTCAAAAGGATCGCTAGAAAGCGCATCATCCCATTGATCAAGAGCGTGCGCGCTTTGCGTGATGTGCTGCCTTCGAATGATCGCGCGCTAACGACTGAGACGCTTTACTTGAAGGGTAAGACAGTCTTTCTCGCGGGTGCTCAAAGCCTTAGCCAGGTGTTGAATAAAACGGCCTCGCTGATCTGCGCGGATGAGCTCGATCAGTTTGAAAACTTCAAGTCTGGGGAAATCAACGCCCATGGTCATTTGTTAGACCGAATGATGGACGTGCTGAATGCCAAGGGCATCTTTGGCGGAAAGCCGCGTAATGAGGAGGATATCACTTGGCAGGAATATCTCACCGGGACTCGTCACCAACTGTTTGTGCCTTGTCCTCACTGCGAGACCATGCAGGTCTTAGACCCGAAAAATATGCGGTATGATCACTGTCGCACCGAAGATGGGGATTATGATGGTGACCGGGTAGCGAATGATGCCTTTTGGCAGTGCATCAATCCAGAGTGCCGATTGGATCCAGCGCGTCACCACGGCCGCATTGATGAAAAGCACAAGCTGTGGATGCTGGAAATGAAAGACCATGAGTTTGTTAGGGCGGAGTTCCGCCAAACCAATTTTGGGCAGGATGATGATAAGCCTGAGCCGCGTAAAATGAGCGTGCAGATTGGGCAGCAATACAGTCTCCGGCCAAAGCTGACCTGGGGAGCGATCGCGTTGCATTGGATCAAGGCCAGCAAAAAGGGTGGAACCGAATTGGCGCACTTTTATCGCACGCGTTTTGGCATGCCTTATCGACAAAAGCAGACCATCATCAAAGGCGAGATGGTCAAAGCTCTGGCAAAGGGTAGCGTTTATCGGCATGGTGAATGCCCCGTCTTGCCTTGCTTCGTGGCCATGGCTGTGGACGTTCAAGAGCTCGTTAAAAAGTGGTCTAAGGTCGCCTTCCTGCCTTCCGGTGAGGCTTTCATCATTGATTACGGCGAGTGCTTGGCCTTTGAAGATCTTTATGAGATCGCAGAGAAGCCCATCAAGATCCTGGACTGGGGAGATATCCCTGAGTCCGAGCGGGATCCACACATCATGGTGAATTTCGTCTGGATTGATGAGGGTAACGGTGATGGGGATCAATCGACGAAGGATGTGCGAGACTTCTGTGCTCGCCCTCGCTCTCGAAATCACCCGCTGCACGGCGGCCATTGGATTTACCCGTGTAAAGGGGCAGGGGGCTTGCAAATCAAGGGTGTGGTCGATGAACGTGACCGCAAGGTCGATAGCTATGAGTTCAAATGCTACCACTTGAGCCATAATGAATTCGCCACTGAGTTGTACCTACAGCGAATTGGCCAGCACGAAGAGATTTGCGCGGCCATGGAGATCATGGCGCGAAGCCCTCACAAAAGGCTACCGCTTCCGGCCCCTCGCTTGTGGCTGATGAAAAATCCCGATGACGAATTCATCGCGGAATTGTGCGCGGAGAAACGGCAGCTCAAAAAGGTCCGTGGGCGGCTGCGTTGGGTATGGGTCGATCCGACCGAAAAAAACGACTATGGCGACACGGTGAAGTATTGCCTGGCCATGTGGTATTTCATTCGTGAATTGTATGGGTGGGAGGCACCTGATGATGAGCCAGAAACTGATGCATCGAAACCGGCCCAAAAGGAGCGCGAATACATCCTGCATCGGGATGAGGATTGACATCCTCTAGGCCCTTGAATGGCCTCCGATGTTGATCCCGATATCCTCACTGACGCAATCCTCCTGCATGTTGAGGACCTTGGCGAGGTGAATGGTAAAGCCTGGCTGCGCACGGAATTTGACCGCGTTTTTGGCCTCGTGATGGCTGGCGATGAATTTGTAACGGCTACGAGCTTCAAAGGTCAGAGCGGCAGCGCGGAGCGCAAAGTTTCCGGTGCCCAGTTGCTCGCTGTGCTCACTCAAGCTCGCAAGATGCTGAATGCTGAAGAAAACGGCAGCCCTGCGGCTGGGGCCATGCTTGTCCCTCGTCTCGCTGACTTTCCCCTTTCCTGATTTTTATGAGTCGTTCTAAAGCTCGATCCAAAGCTAAGCCCGCGCCCATTACAGCGGCCGTCTTGCCTCCAGCAATGCCGGCAATCAATAGCGGTGGTGGAATCCGCAGCACCCCCGTGGGCCAGACCTGGCGGAACTGGAGAGCCGAGACCAGCACTCAAGCTCGGGAGCGTGTTCTCACATCACGATTCCTCCAGGAGGCGCTTCCATTTGTGGGTTACCTGGTCTCGCAGCTGCCCGAGGAAGCTTTGGGTGATGGCCTAGTGCCGACCAGCGAAAGCAAGGATTTGGAGTTCAAGCGCGCGGCTACGGCATACTTTGATCAATGGGCTAGATCGCCCGCGATCGACATTCGTCGCCGATTCGATTTCTACGCATCGCAGCATATGATCGGCCAGACCATGATTGGCGATGGCCAAGTGTTTGCGCTGAAAATTCGTGATCCGCGCCCTGAGGCGCTAGCAAGGCCGTTAAGTGATAAGAAATTCCGCCGTTTACAGCTTCAATTTCTGACTCGTGATCAGCTCGGAAATGCAGGAGCTCGTGACATGGTGGCCAATGGAACTTCCCTTGTTTGGGATAACGGAATCCAGTTTGATAGCCTGGATGTGGCTCGCAAATACAGCATCATCAAGCAGACCTCTCCAGGCATCTTAGCAGGCAGTTCTTATGAGATTAAAGACGCGTCAGAGATGCTGCACATTTACGCCGATCGAATGTTCAATCAGCGCCATGGAACCCCATGGCTTTTCAGCGGCAACTCCAGTGCTCTTGATGCCTTAGACCGTAAATCGGTGCGTATGTATGCCTCCAAGATTCGCGCCTATTTCTTGGGTGCCATCAAGACACCGACGGGCGAAAATCCGGCAAGCATGCGCAGCGCGGTGAGGAAAGGCACCAAGCTGAACGAAGAAGGCGCTGCGGTCGATAACGGTGTACGATATGTCGAGCTGGCGGGTGGCGTCTCCATTCCCGTTTTGAAGGAAGGGGAATCCATCAACTTTTACCAGAATCAGGATCCTGTTACGGCTGATCAGCTTCTGCAGGAGCTCTGGACGGAGCTTGTGTTTTGCCTGAAATATCCGCCTGAATACCTGCTGAATTTGATGGGCCTCGGCTCTGGTGCTATCAGGATGGTGCTTCGCAAAGTCAAAAAAGCTCATGACAGAATCCGTCGCCCAGTGCGGCAGCAATACTGCCAGGAGGTGTGGGAATTTGTCATCGGGGATGCCATTCAGCAAAAGCTCCTCCCGCTCGTGGATGACTGGCGCGACGTGAATTGGAAAGGTGGAGTCGATCCAAGCATTGATGCCGGCCGAGATGAAAAAGCCGAGCAGGAAAAGCTGCGGAGTTTCACGGGCACGGTCGAGCAGTATTGCGATGCGTTAGGCCTGGATGGCGAATCGGTCCGGCATGCTCGCTTGGATGAGATAGCGGATAACATTGCTTACGGAGCTAAAAAAGGCCTGCCTTGGTTCATGTGCATCGATGCGCTTCAAGTGCAAGCCATGACAGGTTTGGCCTCCCAGTTAGGCGTTGATATCGGTGACCTGGTAGCCAAGCTAACAACGGTTAAGGAGTAGAATGAACGACCGCCACGTGGCGGTCGTCATTGACATCTAGCTGGCTGGGTATGACTCAGCCTCGGCCTTCTTTCATCACTGCCTCAGCCGTTCCTCCCAAGCAAAACGGATCCTGGTTTGCCATTACAGCGCTGGCTGACAAACCTGCAGCCGAGATTCGGCTCCGTGGTTACATTGGCATGGCCTCGGAGGGTTACGACTACTGGACTGGTGAGAGCTATGATACTGGCGGCGCTGGCACGGTGCAGGAATTCGAAGAAGCCTTGAAAGCGCTGGGCCCAGTTGACGTGATCAATGTTTATATCACCTCTGAGGGTGGGAACGTTACCGATGGCATTGCTATCCATAACATTCTGGCCCGCCAGAAGGCTAAAGTCGTTTGTACGATTGATGGTTATGCTTTTTCTATTGCCACCGTGATTGCCATGGCGGCCAATGAGCTGAGGATCGCTGCGAATGGCCTCATGATGATCCACGATGCGGAGTTTTGGGCAGCGGGCTCTGACGTCAAAGCATTGCAAGACGCTATCAACAGTCTCCAGGCCTGCAATGAAGCGATCGCAACGGCCTATCAGGCAAAAGCGGGTGGAACGCTCGCAGACTGGCATCTCAGAATGTCGCAAACGACCTGGCTAACGGGTCGCCAAGCGGCGGAACTGAGGTTGGCAGATACAATCCTGGATGATGTGGCTCTCACAGCATACGCGCCCGCGAATAAGGCCACCCTTGCTCGTCAAATGCCCGAGAGCATACGGGCTCTTTTTGACAATGCGTCACCACCGATCGCCACGCCGACACCTTCCACCACTCCTATGTTGAAGCCCCGCACTCCTCTCTTCACTGCCGCCACCGATACGCCGCCCGCTGGCGGGGGTGCGGCTCCTACAACTCCCCCCGCTGCAACGGCTACCCCGCCTGAGGCTGATCCTGTTGTTGTCCCTCCACCGGCAGCCGCTGCCGCGCCGGTCGCTGATTCGGTCGCTGCTGCGGTTACCGCTGCAATGGCTCCCATGCTAACGCAGATCACTGCATTAGCCGCTGAGGTGCAACACCTCAAAGGTCTCGATGCTCACGGCATTTCTCGCACAACAGCGGCCAGCGCTGGCCCAGTAGGAGGAGCAAAGGCTGATAAGCCCGACCTCACTGCCCTCTCTCCTCGCGAACGGGTCAAAGCTGCCCTGGCCGAACGTCGTTCCTAATCTCTCACCCTCACCCTTCTTTCTACCTACTCGTTTTATGACTCTTCGCCTTGCCGCTAAAATTGTTTTCTCGCTCCTTTGTGTGCTCTTGGCCGTTAATCACGGCTTCATCGTCGGTCTCAGCATCTGGTGTGTTGGTGGTCTCGCTCTGATTAAGCCCCAATACACGGGCGAATTTTGTGAGCGTCTGACCATGCTAGACCTGGTTCGTCCCGATCCGCTGATCGGTGGCCTGGTCGAAGAAAACATCATTCGCGCCCCCGAGCTGCAGGTATTTGAAATGGCGCAACTGGAGAGCGGAATCAGCTACAAGACTCTTCATCGTATCGGCTTGCCCACCACGGGTTTTCGCAAAATCAACCAAGGCGTTGATCCATCCAAAAGCCGCTACGAATCGCGGGAGCATAAGTGCTTTCTGTTCTCCGGCCGGGTTGAGTATGATCGTGCAGCCGGCCAGGCGGACAGCGGGGGCTTGGCAGCCATTGAAGCGCGCGAGTCTTCGGGTGTTATGCTTTCTTCCATGCAGGAGATCGGGAGTCAGATCTTTAATGGTGTGGCTAACGAAGCTGAGGGTTTCCCCGGCTTGAAAGCTTTCACGCCTTTCGGGGGTGCTTACACTCTCAATGCCACGGGTGCGGCGGCGAATACGGCAAGCTCCATTTATGGAGTGATCATGGGCGAAGATTACTGCCGCCTGATCGGTGGCGCGGGCGACATCTTTAACTTGGGTGACTTCCGCGACGAAACCTTGCGCGATGAAAACGATAAACCTTTCGCTGGCCGTGCTGCTGATCTGCTAGGCTGGGTCGGTTTGCAATGCAGTGCTAAATTTTGTGTGGTCCGAATCGCCAACGTCACGGCGGAGGTTGGCAAGGGTTGCACGGATAACCTTCTCGTGACAGCTAAGGAGCTTCTCCCGTCTGGATTTTCCCCGACGTTCTGGTTCATGAGTCGTCGCTCGCGTGCTCAGCTCCGCACCTCTCGCAGCGCTGTGACAATGGCGGCGTTGCAACGCACCGGTGACGGCGTGGAAGTCTCTGCGCCTGTGCCAACGGCAGACGTCGATGGTGTGCCAATCATCGCCACTGACAGCATCCCAAACACTGACGCAATCGAGGCTTAATGCCTCACCTAAACTTCACTCTTCACTTCTACTTTTATGGCTAAATTTGCTCAAGATCTCCTGCTGATTAAAACCAAGGCACTGCCGGCAGCGGCAGCGACCGCCTACACCGCCGCCATTGATTTGCGCGGCGATAGTCCCGGTGTCTCGCTTCAAAATGTCGAATTTGAATTCGGCGTTCCGGCTGTTCCTGCGCTGGCCGATACCAAGACCATCATCACCAAGTTGCAAGACTCGGCTGATGGTGTGAACTTTGCAGATATCGCGGCACTCAACAGCATCACTCAAACGGGTGCAGGGGGCGTAGGCGCGGCTGCGTTGTCGCGTAGTGTGGTGCTACCTGCGACTGTGCGGCGTTATCTGCGCGCGGCGGCCACTGTTTTGGCCGTGGGTGGCGACAACACTGCGGTGAGCTTCTTCCTCAAAGCGAAGTTTTAAGAGCTTCGGTCTAACAGAACCTTCAACCGCTTTTTTGTATGGCTACCAAAACAGTTCGTTATCATCAATTCAATCGCCCGGACGTGGAACTCCTCGTGATCGCAGAACACAAGGATGGCACCTTGGACATCGGCGATGAGGAGGGCAACATCATCGTCAGTCGCTGTCCTGTTGACGCTGGCAGGTTCGGTTGCTGTTCTTTGGTAGATTCAAGCGTTGCCGATGCGAAGGCCGCTGCCGATGCGAAGGCCGCTGCCGATGCGAAGGCCGCTGCCGATGCGAAAGCCGCTGCCGATGCGAAAGCCGCTGCCGATGCGAAAGCCGCTGCCGATGCGAAAGCCGCTGCCGATGCGAAGGCCGATAAAAAATAGTCTGCTACCGTGCATCTCCAAAACCCCTTACCGCTTTCGCTGGTAAGGTGTTTATTTTTTGACACCCCCCTGTGCACATGCCCGATATCAAAGAGCTGACGAATGATCTGGATCGAAAAAGCGGCCGTCGCCGCTTTATGATCACGGGGGTCAATGAAGAGGAAAGGGTCATTGTGGAGCTCCAATGGGAGTACAATCTCAGCCTTTATGATGAGGCAAAAAACTTCGCGGCCGTGGATCATCCTCCAGGCAATCAAGCAGCGGCTGAGCAGCTGCTTGACCTTGTGTGCGCGCTCCGCCAGAAGCTTTTCTCCCTGGATCTCACATGAGCCCTTCTGCTTTCCAACAGGCCATGATGCGAGGCATGGCTGCCAGCCCCTTCAAGGGTTCTGTAACGCTGATGATCGGGAATGCTGAGCACCCCGTTGAACACTGCGTGGTCGAGAGCGGAGACAATGCGGCCAAAGCCGAAGAATACGGCCTGCAGCACGTGAGAACGCTATCCGTTCAAATGCCGAAGAAAACACCCTTGGGGGTTTCGACACTGCCTGAGCGGCCAGAAACAAAACACAAGCTCAAGTATTTGGGCCGGATCTACAACCTGACCAGCATCGAGGGCGATGATGAGGCCTCCCCGGTGTGGGTATTGGAAGGGAACGCACCTCTATGACAACCCTGCCTGATATCTTCATGGCCCAGTTGGTTCTGGATTACCTATCAACGCCCGAGTCAGCCGCTAAAGGCGTCCCGAACATCCAGAAAATGTTGATGGATTCCTGCCAGGAATACCCGCGCCCATCGCTGATCATTGCCGCCCGTGAGGATCCCAAACAATCCTCGGGATCGAAACGCGTGGTGATGGTGACGCCTGTGCTAGCGACCTGGCTGAAAAGCAC includes:
- a CDS encoding head maturation protease, ClpP-related; this encodes MTQPRPSFITASAVPPKQNGSWFAITALADKPAAEIRLRGYIGMASEGYDYWTGESYDTGGAGTVQEFEEALKALGPVDVINVYITSEGGNVTDGIAIHNILARQKAKVVCTIDGYAFSIATVIAMAANELRIAANGLMMIHDAEFWAAGSDVKALQDAINSLQACNEAIATAYQAKAGGTLADWHLRMSQTTWLTGRQAAELRLADTILDDVALTAYAPANKATLARQMPESIRALFDNASPPIATPTPSTTPMLKPRTPLFTAATDTPPAGGGAAPTTPPAATATPPEADPVVVPPPAAAAAPVADSVAAAVTAAMAPMLTQITALAAEVQHLKGLDAHGISRTTAASAGPVGGAKADKPDLTALSPRERVKAALAERRS
- a CDS encoding major capsid protein, with translation MTLRLAAKIVFSLLCVLLAVNHGFIVGLSIWCVGGLALIKPQYTGEFCERLTMLDLVRPDPLIGGLVEENIIRAPELQVFEMAQLESGISYKTLHRIGLPTTGFRKINQGVDPSKSRYESREHKCFLFSGRVEYDRAAGQADSGGLAAIEARESSGVMLSSMQEIGSQIFNGVANEAEGFPGLKAFTPFGGAYTLNATGAAANTASSIYGVIMGEDYCRLIGGAGDIFNLGDFRDETLRDENDKPFAGRAADLLGWVGLQCSAKFCVVRIANVTAEVGKGCTDNLLVTAKELLPSGFSPTFWFMSRRSRAQLRTSRSAVTMAALQRTGDGVEVSAPVPTADVDGVPIIATDSIPNTDAIEA